A stretch of Pseudophryne corroboree isolate aPseCor3 chromosome 9, aPseCor3.hap2, whole genome shotgun sequence DNA encodes these proteins:
- the LOC134956993 gene encoding uncharacterized protein LOC134956993: protein MASYMDREFTTGFIDVYRASECLWKVRSKDFSNRQKKDQAYRQLVEYSKAHNSDADLLWAKKKIANLRTVFKKEHTRVIESQRSGAGTDDVYQPTLWYYEQMKFLLEREAKLHGQGSLDKESPKTPEEEGTLNPESTPEVMNTSATEATELELSGEESAPSRSTAPPRRRQKNSSLSSDSASSSTVQFIQRAEEMLNRPPDFYRQFSNTIESQIRVMPETVFRTFRRIVFDVLRRAEDNDLSDDLDLMSNPVRRARNAPQSQYPYPQPYYYPPGNPPPQRPFFSPGPPPTPTLPTPPTSTLSTGLYSAMLSTQLPPEDEATFFNY from the exons ATGGCTTCTTACATGGACCGGGAGTTCACAACTGGATTCATTGATGTGTATCGGGCCAGCGAATGTCTGTGGAAGGTCCGTAGCAAGGATTTTTCAAACAGACAGAAGAAGGATCAGGCCTACAGACAATTGGTGGAGTACAGCAAAGCCCATAACAGTGATGCTGATCTACTTTGGGCGAAGAAGAAGATAGCAAACTTGCGGACGGTGTTCAAGAAGGAACACACACGCGTGATCGAGTCTCAACGTTCAGGAGCCGGAACTGATGATGTTTACCAGCCGACGCTATGGTATTATGAACAGATGAAGTTCCTTTTGGAGAGAGAGGCGAAATTACATGGACAGGGTAGCCTGGATAAAGAGTCTCCTAAGACGCCAGAGGAAGAGGGGACCCTTAATCCG gaatctACCCCGGAGGTAATGAACACTTCCGCAACAGAGGCAACAGAACTGGAGCTCAGTGGTGAGGAGTCAGCACCATCTCGGTCGACAGCACCACCAAGGCGGAGACAAAAGAATTCATCATTGAGTTCCGATTCTGCATCCTCCAGCACGGTTCAATTTATCCAACGGGCAGAGGAAATGCTTAATAGGCCACCAGACTTCTATCGTCAATTTTCAAACACGATAGAATCTCAGATACGTGTAATGCCCGAAACTGTTTTTAGAACTTTCAGGCGCATAGTATTTGATGTATTGAGAAGGGCCGAGGATAATGACCTATCCGATGACCTGGATCTAATGTCAAATCCTGTGCGGCGCGCACgaaatgccccacagtcccagtatcCTTATCCCCAACCATACTATTATCCGCCGGGTAATCCTCCGCCACAGCGCCCTTTTTTTTCGCCGGGACCCCCACCTACACCCACTCTGCCCACTCCTCCCACCAGCACTTTGTCCACTGGATTGTACTCAGCAATGCTGAGTACACAGCTCCCCCCAGAGGACGAGGCTACTTTTTTCAattattaa